Proteins from one Mesoplodon densirostris isolate mMesDen1 chromosome 1, mMesDen1 primary haplotype, whole genome shotgun sequence genomic window:
- the SLF2 gene encoding SMC5-SMC6 complex localization factor protein 2 isoform X3, giving the protein MTRRCMPARPGFPSSPAPGSSPPRCHLRPGSTAPAAAGKRTESPGDRYRAEGLRRGRVAGARV; this is encoded by the coding sequence ATGACAAGGCGCTGCATGCCCGCTAGGCCAGGTTTCCCCTCATCCCCAGCCCCGGGGTCGTCGCCCCCGCGCTGCCATCTGAGACCCGGTAGTACCGCCCCTGCTGCAgcgggaaagagaacagagagtcCTGGGGACAGGTACCGTGCAGAGGGCTTGAGAAGGGGCCGGGTCGCGGGGGCAAGGGTATGA